The following are encoded in a window of Halorarum salinum genomic DNA:
- the idsA3 gene encoding geranylfarnesyl diphosphate synthase produces MTQDATEDRVLAAVRERRELVNDAIEEELPMAEPERLYEATRYILEAGGKRLRPTAALLAAEALADVDPRSADYRSFPTLSGGSFDLMRSAVSVEVIQSFTLIHDDIMDEDDLRRGVPSVHREYDTETAILAGDTLYAKAFELLSDTGADPANGLEAVNLLASTCTRICEGQALDVDFEGRDDVTPEEYLEMVELKTAVLYGASAAIPAVLMGADDEVVDALYQYGVESGRAFQIQDDVLDLTVPSERLGKQRGSDLVEGKETLITLHARQQGVDVDGLVSADTPAEVTESAVDEAVARLEESGSIAYAREMATELTERSKRRLAVLPDNEARTLLRELADYLISRGY; encoded by the coding sequence ATGACCCAGGACGCGACGGAGGACCGAGTGCTCGCCGCGGTCCGGGAGCGACGCGAACTCGTCAACGACGCGATCGAGGAGGAGCTCCCGATGGCCGAGCCCGAACGTCTCTACGAGGCGACCCGGTACATCCTCGAGGCGGGCGGCAAGCGGCTCCGCCCGACTGCGGCGCTCCTGGCGGCCGAGGCGCTCGCCGACGTGGACCCCCGATCGGCCGACTACCGGTCGTTCCCGACGCTCTCGGGCGGCTCGTTCGACCTCATGCGGTCGGCCGTCAGCGTCGAGGTGATCCAGTCGTTCACGCTCATCCACGACGACATCATGGACGAGGACGACCTGCGCCGGGGCGTCCCCTCGGTCCACCGCGAGTACGACACCGAGACGGCCATCCTCGCGGGCGACACGCTGTACGCGAAGGCGTTCGAACTGCTCTCGGACACCGGCGCCGACCCCGCGAACGGGCTGGAGGCGGTGAACCTCCTCGCGTCCACGTGCACGCGCATCTGCGAGGGGCAGGCGCTCGACGTCGACTTCGAGGGCCGAGACGACGTGACCCCCGAGGAGTACCTCGAGATGGTGGAGCTGAAGACGGCCGTCCTCTACGGCGCGTCGGCCGCCATCCCGGCGGTGCTGATGGGCGCGGACGACGAGGTCGTCGACGCGCTCTACCAGTACGGCGTCGAATCCGGCCGCGCGTTCCAGATCCAGGACGACGTCCTCGACCTCACGGTCCCGTCGGAGCGGCTGGGCAAGCAGCGCGGCTCGGACCTCGTCGAGGGGAAGGAGACGCTCATCACGCTCCACGCGCGCCAGCAGGGCGTCGACGTGGACGGGCTCGTCTCCGCGGACACGCCCGCCGAGGTCACCGAGTCGGCCGTCGACGAGGCGGTCGCCCGCCTCGAGGAGTCCGGGAGCATCGCCTACGCGCGGGAGATGGCGACCGAACTGACCGAACGGAGCAAGCGGCGGCTCGCCGTGCTCCCCGACAACGAGGCGCGGACGCTCCTCCGGGAGCTCGCGGACTACCTCATCTCCCGCGGCTACTGA
- the priS gene encoding DNA primase small subunit PriS, which yields MNRRTREYLSGRFGDYYRSVDVSPPPDADRREWGHIPFTSGDGTTMVRHQSLLDLGEIGEFLARESPRHAYFSAARYDDPGNREMSEKGWRSADLVFDIDADHLPAVDPEADPYPEMLAAAKEALVKLLDLLERDFGFADEDMTVVFSGGRGYHVHVRDPTVVGLDSTARREVVDYVRAVDLNLDGLVERRPNERGTLQKTLRAEGGWGGRVHDRLVAYAEDLRAMEEEAALAKLRELNGVGEKTARTIHGVLRRNPEGVKAGNVELGPGASTLVRALAREVIAEETSPIDEPVTTDVRRLIRLPRSIHGGSGLVVTPLDRDAVDGFDPLRDAIPERFTGRDILVKVTEPGPVPVGGDRTKVDAGVQSVSEYVGVFLMARGRAEKATE from the coding sequence ATGAACCGGCGCACGCGCGAGTACCTCTCGGGACGCTTCGGCGACTACTACCGGAGCGTCGACGTCTCCCCCCCGCCCGACGCCGACCGGCGCGAGTGGGGACACATCCCGTTCACCTCGGGCGACGGGACCACGATGGTCCGCCACCAGTCGCTGCTCGACCTGGGCGAGATCGGCGAGTTCCTCGCGCGCGAGTCGCCGCGGCACGCCTACTTCTCGGCGGCGCGCTACGACGACCCCGGCAACCGGGAGATGAGCGAGAAGGGGTGGCGCTCGGCGGACCTCGTGTTCGACATCGACGCCGACCACCTCCCCGCCGTCGATCCCGAGGCCGACCCGTATCCGGAGATGCTCGCGGCCGCGAAGGAGGCGCTCGTGAAGTTGCTCGACCTCCTCGAACGGGACTTCGGATTCGCCGACGAGGACATGACGGTCGTCTTCTCGGGCGGACGCGGCTACCACGTCCACGTCCGCGACCCGACGGTGGTCGGCCTCGACTCGACGGCCCGACGCGAGGTGGTCGACTACGTCCGCGCCGTCGACCTGAACCTCGACGGCCTCGTCGAGAGGCGGCCGAACGAACGCGGGACGCTCCAGAAGACCCTTCGCGCGGAGGGTGGCTGGGGCGGACGCGTCCACGACAGGCTCGTCGCGTACGCGGAGGACCTCCGCGCGATGGAGGAGGAGGCGGCCCTCGCGAAACTCCGGGAGCTCAACGGCGTCGGCGAGAAGACCGCCCGCACCATCCACGGGGTGCTCCGGCGGAACCCCGAGGGCGTGAAGGCGGGCAACGTCGAGCTCGGACCGGGCGCGAGCACGCTCGTCCGGGCGCTCGCCCGGGAGGTGATCGCGGAGGAGACGTCGCCCATCGACGAGCCGGTGACCACCGACGTGAGGCGGCTGATCCGGCTCCCGCGCAGCATCCACGGCGGGAGCGGGCTGGTGGTGACGCCGCTCGACCGCGACGCGGTGGACGGCTTCGACCCGCTCCGGGACGCGATCCCCGAGCGGTTCACCGGCCGGGACATCCTCGTGAAGGTGACCGAACCGGGACCGGTCCCGGTCGGCGGCGACAGGACTAAGGTGGATGCGGGAGTCCAGTCAGTCAGCGAATACGTCGGCGTGTTCCTGATGGCGCGCGGGCGGGCGGAGAAAGCGACGGAGTGA
- the purF gene encoding amidophosphoribosyltransferase, with protein sequence MHHGEGPTEKCGVVGVALADREAARPLYYSLYALQHRGQDSAGIVTHDGFQQHGHVEMGLVGDAFGPEDLEDLKGSAGIGHVRYPTEGGVNASCAQPFSVSFKSGALGLAHNGNLVNTGELRDELESLGHAFTSDGDTEVIAHDLARNLLDSDLIRAVKRTMGRIHGSYALTVMHDDAVLGVRDPRGNRPLCLGELEDGYVLASESAAIDTLDGELIRDVRPGELVVLESDGSGYDSYRLFEEETSAHCFFEHVYFARPDSVIDDRLVYEARRNLGRALWDESGIDTDVVMPVPDSGRAFASGYADAAGEVDADVEFAEGLMKNRYVGRTFIMPTQDERERAVRLKLNPIRSTVEGRTVTLIDDSIVRGTTSTQLVDLLRDAGAEEVHLRIGAPPIVAPCYMGIDMATREELVAADRSTEEVRAAVGADSLSYLSIDAVADAIGQSRADLCLGCVTGAYPFDVDGEETDREIDRPVTSGGEPADD encoded by the coding sequence ATGCACCACGGGGAGGGCCCGACCGAGAAGTGCGGCGTGGTCGGGGTCGCGCTCGCGGACCGCGAGGCCGCCCGACCGCTCTACTACTCGCTGTACGCGCTCCAGCACCGCGGGCAGGACTCCGCGGGCATCGTCACCCACGACGGCTTCCAGCAGCACGGCCACGTGGAGATGGGGCTCGTCGGCGACGCGTTCGGCCCCGAGGACCTGGAGGACCTCAAGGGCTCGGCGGGCATCGGGCACGTGCGCTACCCGACCGAGGGCGGCGTGAACGCCAGTTGCGCCCAGCCGTTCTCCGTCTCGTTCAAGTCGGGCGCGCTGGGGCTCGCCCACAACGGCAACCTCGTCAACACCGGCGAACTCCGCGACGAACTCGAATCGCTCGGCCACGCGTTCACCTCCGACGGCGACACCGAGGTCATCGCCCACGACCTCGCACGGAACCTCCTCGACTCCGATCTCATCCGCGCCGTCAAGCGGACGATGGGGCGCATCCACGGCTCCTACGCGCTGACGGTGATGCATGACGACGCGGTGCTCGGCGTGCGCGACCCGCGCGGGAACCGGCCGCTTTGTCTCGGCGAACTGGAGGACGGCTACGTGCTCGCCTCCGAGTCGGCCGCCATCGACACCCTCGACGGGGAGCTGATCCGGGACGTCCGCCCCGGCGAACTGGTCGTCCTCGAGTCGGACGGCTCCGGCTACGACTCCTACAGGCTGTTCGAGGAGGAGACCTCGGCCCACTGTTTCTTCGAGCACGTCTACTTCGCGCGACCGGACTCGGTGATCGACGACAGGCTTGTGTACGAGGCCCGCCGGAACCTCGGACGCGCGCTGTGGGACGAGTCCGGCATCGACACCGACGTCGTGATGCCCGTGCCCGACTCCGGCCGGGCGTTCGCGTCCGGCTACGCCGACGCCGCCGGGGAGGTGGACGCCGACGTGGAGTTCGCCGAGGGGCTGATGAAGAACCGCTACGTCGGGCGGACGTTCATCATGCCGACCCAGGACGAACGGGAGCGGGCGGTCCGCCTGAAGCTGAACCCGATCAGGTCGACCGTCGAGGGGCGGACGGTGACGCTCATCGACGACTCCATCGTCCGGGGAACGACCTCGACCCAGCTCGTCGACCTCCTCCGGGACGCGGGCGCCGAGGAGGTCCACCTCCGCATCGGCGCGCCGCCCATCGTCGCGCCCTGCTACATGGGCATCGACATGGCGACCCGCGAGGAGCTCGTCGCCGCCGACCGGTCGACCGAGGAGGTACGCGCGGCGGTCGGCGCCGACTCCCTGTCGTACCTCTCGATCGACGCGGTGGCGGACGCCATCGGCCAGTCGCGCGCGGACCTCTGTCTCGGCTGTGTCACCGGCGCGTACCCGTTCGACGTCGACGGCGAGGAGACGGACAGGGAAATCGACCGACCCGTGACGTCCGGGGGCGAACCCGCCGACGATTGA
- the bcp gene encoding thioredoxin-dependent thiol peroxidase, whose translation MLEQGEEAPAFELPDQNGETVSLSAYEGERVVVYFYPRADTPGCTTEACGFRDAWTEFEARNVAVLGVSDDPVEDLAAFADEYELPFRLLSDEDGAVSTAYDSYGEKNVFGNEVTGVFRNTYVVGPGGTVERAYEGVSPDGHAEEILADLDELAA comes from the coding sequence ATGCTCGAGCAAGGCGAGGAGGCGCCGGCGTTCGAACTGCCGGACCAGAACGGCGAGACCGTCTCGCTCTCGGCGTACGAGGGCGAACGCGTCGTGGTGTACTTCTATCCCCGCGCGGACACCCCCGGCTGTACGACCGAGGCGTGCGGCTTCCGCGACGCGTGGACGGAGTTCGAGGCCCGGAACGTCGCCGTCCTCGGCGTCAGCGACGACCCCGTCGAGGACCTCGCGGCGTTCGCCGACGAGTACGAGCTCCCGTTCCGCCTGCTCTCGGACGAGGACGGCGCGGTCTCGACTGCGTACGACTCCTACGGCGAGAAGAACGTCTTCGGCAACGAGGTGACCGGCGTGTTCCGGAACACGTACGTCGTCGGGCCCGGCGGGACCGTCGAGCGGGCCTACGAGGGCGTCTCGCCCGACGGCCACGCGGAGGAGATCCTGGCGGATCTCGACGAACTCGCCGCGTAG
- a CDS encoding 50S ribosomal protein L37e, with the protein MTGAGTPSQGKKNKTTHVKCRRCGEKSYHVKQKQCSSCGFGKSAKRRDYEWQSKSGDN; encoded by the coding sequence ATGACCGGCGCCGGAACTCCCTCCCAGGGAAAGAAGAACAAGACGACCCACGTGAAGTGCCGCCGCTGCGGCGAGAAGTCCTACCACGTCAAGCAGAAGCAGTGCTCCTCGTGCGGCTTCGGCAAGTCCGCCAAGCGGCGCGACTACGAGTGGCAGTCGAAGTCCGGCGACAACTGA
- a CDS encoding translation initiation factor eIF-2B — MIDETVEEIREMQTHSSSVVAVKATRALGELSTREHAALDEFERDLEYNAGALRRANPSHASLHRAMTEVSDAVIGNAESVEGAIELLKTAVEQTISRIETGKHEAAENAAMTFEDGETFLTHDYSSTVLEAVESAAAAGNHMTAHVTEARPRYLGRKTARALAAMDRVEPRLSVDSAAGYCLDRCDRIVIGMDCIVGDTLYNRVGTFPIAAAAAEVGVPVVVVGSGTKVIEDGFVFENEFRPPSEVMLEPVEGIEIENPAYDATPMSLVDRVVTDEGVREF, encoded by the coding sequence ATGATAGACGAGACGGTCGAGGAGATCCGCGAGATGCAGACCCACTCCTCGTCGGTCGTCGCCGTGAAAGCCACCCGGGCGCTCGGGGAGCTCTCGACACGGGAGCACGCCGCGCTCGACGAGTTCGAGCGCGACCTCGAGTACAACGCCGGGGCGCTCCGCCGCGCGAACCCCTCCCACGCCTCCCTCCATCGGGCGATGACCGAGGTCTCGGACGCCGTCATCGGGAACGCCGAGTCCGTCGAGGGCGCGATCGAACTGCTGAAGACGGCCGTCGAGCAGACGATCAGCCGCATCGAGACGGGCAAGCACGAGGCGGCCGAGAACGCCGCCATGACGTTCGAGGACGGCGAGACGTTCCTCACGCACGACTACTCCTCGACCGTGCTGGAGGCCGTCGAGTCGGCCGCGGCCGCCGGGAACCACATGACCGCCCACGTCACCGAGGCGCGGCCGCGCTACCTCGGCCGGAAGACGGCCCGCGCGCTCGCCGCGATGGACCGCGTCGAACCGCGCCTCTCGGTCGACAGCGCCGCGGGCTACTGTCTCGACCGCTGCGACCGGATCGTCATCGGGATGGACTGCATCGTGGGCGACACCCTCTACAACCGCGTCGGCACCTTCCCGATCGCCGCCGCCGCCGCCGAGGTCGGCGTCCCGGTCGTCGTCGTCGGCTCCGGGACGAAGGTCATCGAGGACGGCTTCGTCTTCGAGAACGAGTTCCGGCCGCCGAGCGAGGTGATGCTCGAACCCGTCGAGGGCATCGAGATCGAGAACCCCGCCTACGACGCGACGCCGATGAGCCTCGTCGACCGTGTCGTCACGGACGAGGGCGTCCGGGAGTTCTGA
- a CDS encoding DMT family transporter, whose amino-acid sequence MTRTRNAALFLSLALCWGGTFPAVEVGLTAVAPVLLGAFRFDVGAAIALGYVLLATDDPFPRTAADRWSVVVGSTLLVTVNVVFLFLGQQFTTGGIASVVYSLNPILTTAFAALLLSEGSLDARGYLGVLLGVLGVALVSNPTAATLAGETTLGVALVFVAAVSVSLGGVLTRALEPPAPALTRTAWAMAFGAVQLHLVSLALGEPIPSPHAVTPEIVLALAFMGVFASAVGYAIYFTLLDRVGAFETNLVSYVVPVVATVLGAVLLTEPVTPFTVSGFLLVVVGFGLLKRHALARLLGWEAGVVR is encoded by the coding sequence GTGACACGTACCCGGAACGCGGCCCTGTTTCTCTCGCTCGCGCTCTGCTGGGGCGGGACGTTCCCGGCCGTCGAGGTCGGCCTGACGGCCGTCGCGCCCGTCCTGCTCGGCGCGTTCCGGTTCGACGTCGGGGCGGCGATCGCGCTCGGGTACGTCCTCCTCGCGACCGACGACCCGTTTCCGCGGACCGCGGCCGACCGGTGGTCGGTCGTCGTCGGGTCGACGCTGCTCGTGACCGTCAACGTCGTCTTCCTCTTCCTCGGCCAGCAGTTCACCACCGGGGGGATCGCCTCCGTCGTCTACAGCCTCAACCCGATCCTGACGACCGCGTTCGCCGCGCTGCTGCTCTCGGAGGGGAGCCTCGACGCCCGCGGATACCTGGGCGTCCTGTTGGGCGTCCTCGGCGTGGCGCTCGTCTCGAACCCGACGGCGGCGACCCTCGCCGGCGAGACGACGCTCGGCGTCGCGCTCGTGTTCGTCGCCGCCGTCTCCGTGTCGCTCGGGGGCGTGCTCACGAGAGCGCTCGAACCGCCGGCGCCGGCGCTCACACGGACCGCGTGGGCGATGGCGTTCGGCGCGGTCCAGTTGCACCTCGTCTCGCTCGCGCTGGGGGAACCGATTCCCTCCCCCCACGCGGTCACGCCCGAGATCGTCCTCGCGCTCGCATTCATGGGCGTGTTCGCGAGCGCCGTCGGGTACGCGATCTACTTCACGCTCCTCGACCGGGTCGGCGCCTTCGAGACGAACCTCGTGTCGTACGTGGTCCCGGTCGTGGCGACCGTGCTCGGGGCAGTGCTCCTCACGGAACCGGTGACGCCCTTCACGGTCTCGGGGTTCCTGCTGGTCGTCGTCGGCTTCGGGCTGCTGAAACGGCACGCGCTCGCCCGCCTGCTCGGATGGGAAGCCGGGGTCGTCCGCTAG
- a CDS encoding ribonuclease J: protein MEVEIATIGGYEEVGRQMTAVRAGNDIVVFDMGLNLSKVLIHDNVETEKMHSLDLIDMGAIPDDRVMSDLEGDVKAIVPTHGHLDHIGAISKLAHRYDAPVVASPFTIELVKQQIKGENKFNVNNDLVKMEAGETMSIGDSGQVELEFVHVTHSIIDAINPVLHTPEGAVVYGLDKRMDQNPVLEDPIDMQRFREIGREGNGVLCYIEDCTNAGRKGRTPSESVARRHLQDVMESIEDYDGGIVATTFSSHISRVSSLVEFAQEIGRQPVLLGRSMEKYSGTAERLDYVDFPDDLGMYGHRKSVDRTFKRIMKEGKEKYLPVVTGHQGEPRAMLTRMGRGETPYELDDGDKVIFSARVIPEPTNEGQRYQSEQLLRMQGARIYDEIHVSGHLREEGHYQMLDALQPRHVIPAHQDLKGFAPYVDLANGMGYTLGRDIHVTQNGNMIQLTE from the coding sequence ATGGAAGTCGAAATCGCAACAATCGGCGGCTACGAGGAAGTCGGCCGCCAGATGACGGCAGTTCGCGCAGGGAACGACATCGTCGTGTTCGACATGGGGCTCAACCTGAGCAAGGTCCTCATCCACGACAACGTCGAGACGGAGAAGATGCACAGCCTGGACCTCATCGACATGGGGGCCATCCCGGACGACCGCGTCATGTCCGACCTCGAGGGCGACGTGAAGGCCATCGTGCCGACCCACGGCCACCTCGACCACATCGGCGCCATCTCGAAGCTGGCACACCGATACGACGCGCCGGTCGTCGCCAGCCCGTTCACCATCGAACTGGTGAAACAGCAGATCAAGGGCGAGAACAAGTTCAACGTCAACAACGACCTCGTCAAGATGGAGGCCGGCGAGACGATGTCCATCGGCGACTCAGGGCAGGTCGAACTCGAGTTCGTCCACGTCACCCACTCCATCATCGACGCGATCAACCCGGTCCTCCACACGCCCGAGGGAGCGGTCGTGTACGGCCTCGACAAGCGCATGGACCAGAACCCGGTGCTCGAGGACCCGATCGACATGCAGCGGTTCCGCGAGATCGGCCGCGAGGGCAACGGCGTCCTCTGTTACATCGAGGACTGTACGAACGCCGGCCGGAAGGGCCGGACGCCCTCCGAGTCCGTCGCGCGTCGCCACCTCCAGGACGTGATGGAGTCGATCGAGGACTACGACGGCGGCATCGTCGCCACCACGTTCTCCTCGCACATCTCGCGCGTCTCCTCGCTCGTCGAGTTCGCCCAGGAGATCGGCCGCCAGCCCGTGCTGCTCGGCCGGTCGATGGAGAAGTACAGCGGCACCGCCGAACGGCTCGACTACGTCGACTTCCCGGACGACCTCGGGATGTACGGCCACCGCAAGTCCGTCGACCGCACGTTCAAGCGCATCATGAAGGAGGGCAAGGAGAAGTACCTCCCCGTCGTCACCGGCCACCAGGGCGAGCCGCGCGCGATGCTCACGCGGATGGGCCGCGGCGAGACGCCGTACGAACTGGACGACGGCGACAAGGTCATCTTCAGCGCCCGGGTCATCCCGGAGCCGACCAACGAGGGGCAGCGCTACCAGTCCGAACAGCTCCTGCGGATGCAGGGCGCCCGCATCTACGACGAGATCCACGTCTCGGGCCACCTCCGCGAGGAGGGACACTACCAGATGCTCGACGCGCTCCAGCCCCGACACGTCATCCCGGCCCACCAGGACCTGAAGGGGTTCGCCCCCTACGTGGACCTCGCGAACGGCATGGGCTACACGCTCGGGCGTGACATCCACGTGACGCAGAACGGGAACATGATCCAGCTGACGGAGTAA
- a CDS encoding LSM domain-containing protein, with translation MSGRPLDVLEEALDTPVTVRLKDGTGLFGVLAGYDQHMNVVLEPTDVDGSTDDEVEDTTIIRGDNVVRINA, from the coding sequence ATGAGTGGCCGACCCCTCGACGTGCTGGAGGAAGCACTCGACACGCCGGTGACCGTCCGCCTCAAGGACGGGACGGGTCTCTTCGGCGTCCTCGCCGGCTACGACCAGCACATGAACGTCGTGCTCGAACCGACCGACGTGGACGGTTCCACGGACGACGAAGTGGAAGACACAACGATTATCCGTGGCGACAACGTCGTCAGAATCAACGCATGA
- a CDS encoding DNA replication complex subunit Gins51 has product MDLDELRGVQSTERGRDSLQHLRDSFYEDVAAYIAGRKRRRDERAASVDNPFSDERVRKLSDEIETAEEVAESLYERRVGKVVKLASFAAADAPVETEGMTAEEADLFDDLVERIEANKGNVLEVLGGGADVELDAPADGSDDGPGSRTADERDATAGGGAEPEASTPDSDAGDVLADAMGGAEDRAETTGAADEGAPHPSGGPEPTEAPSDEPDPSAATRGDPAAADAGPEPAEDRTTVRITRDVGEILGVDDREYDLESEDVVTLPAANADPLVDRDAAEPLE; this is encoded by the coding sequence ATGGATCTCGACGAACTACGCGGCGTCCAGTCGACCGAACGGGGGCGCGACAGCCTCCAGCACCTCCGCGACTCGTTCTACGAGGACGTCGCCGCCTACATCGCCGGCCGGAAGCGACGCCGCGACGAGCGGGCCGCGTCCGTGGACAACCCCTTCTCCGACGAACGGGTCCGGAAGCTCTCCGACGAGATCGAGACGGCCGAGGAGGTCGCCGAGTCCCTCTACGAGCGCCGGGTCGGCAAGGTCGTGAAACTCGCCTCCTTCGCGGCCGCCGACGCCCCGGTCGAGACCGAGGGGATGACCGCCGAGGAGGCGGACCTGTTCGACGACCTGGTCGAACGCATCGAGGCGAACAAGGGGAACGTCCTCGAGGTGCTCGGCGGGGGCGCCGACGTCGAACTCGACGCGCCCGCGGACGGGAGCGACGACGGTCCCGGGTCGAGGACCGCGGACGAGCGTGACGCGACGGCGGGTGGCGGGGCCGAACCCGAGGCCAGCACGCCCGACTCGGACGCCGGCGACGTCCTCGCGGACGCCATGGGCGGTGCCGAGGACCGCGCCGAAACGACCGGCGCCGCGGACGAGGGGGCCCCGCACCCGTCGGGCGGGCCCGAACCGACGGAAGCCCCGTCCGACGAACCCGACCCGAGCGCCGCCACGCGGGGCGACCCGGCCGCGGCCGACGCCGGCCCGGAACCGGCCGAGGACCGCACGACGGTCCGCATCACCCGCGACGTCGGCGAGATCCTCGGCGTCGACGACCGCGAGTACGACCTCGAATCCGAGGACGTCGTGACGCTCCCGGCCGCGAACGCCGACCCGCTCGTCGACCGCGACGCGGCGGAACCGCTGGAGTAG